A region of Necator americanus strain Aroian chromosome I, whole genome shotgun sequence DNA encodes the following proteins:
- a CDS encoding hypothetical protein (NECATOR_CHRI.G1074.T1), producing MTDSEVKEFSEKESVQKEEKMFMSPDPAPTLDEEIDTSKLPSMPEDDPNGNVNSEMGAAAPRWGPQHAGAKALASMYSKEKRLQEQISVVVASILFICVFINLLRSWDSSIWGSVLICAILGVMTADFASGLVHWGADTFGSVETYFGRMFIRPFREHHVDPTAITRHDFVEVNGDNFMLCIPNLSHILYQQITYNQNELRQWAALHWYILLLGIYVAMTNQIHKWSHTYFNLSRWVILLQKAHIILPRSHHKIHHIAPHACYYCITTGWLNYPLEYIGFWRRAESVVTALTGMKPREDDLKWATKLH from the exons atGACTGATTCGGAGGTTAAGGAATTTTCGGAAAAGGAGTCTgtgcaaaaagaagagaagat GTTCATGTCTCCTGATCCAGCGCCAACCCTCGATGAGGAGATTGACACATCTAAACTCCCTTCCATGCCGGAAGATGACCCTAATGGCAATGTCAATTCAGAGATGGGTGCCGCTGCGCCAAGATGGGGACCCCAACACGCTGGCGCCAAAGCGTTAGCGTCAATGTACAGCAAAG aGAAGCGTCTACAGGAACAGATCTCTGTGGTTGTCGCATCCATATTGTTTATTTGCGTCTTTATAAATCTTTTAAGAAGCTGGGATTCTTCTATTTGGG GATCAGTGTTAATATGTGCGATACTGGGAGTAATGACTGCAGATTTCGCATCAGGATTGGTGCATTGGGGCGCGGATACCTTTGGCAGTGTGGAGACATACTTTGGAAGA ATGTTTATTCGGCCATTCCGTGAGCATCATGTGGATCCAACAGCTATCACGCGACACGATTTTGTGGAG gtTAACGGTGACAATTTCATGCTTTGCATCCCAAATTTATCTCATATTCTCTACCAGCAAATTACGTACAATCAGAACGAATTGCGACAATGGGCAGCACTGCATTGGTACATTCTATTACTCGGTATCTATGTCGCCATGACAAATCAG ATCCACAAATGGTCGCACACGTACTTTAATCTTTCGCGATGGGTGATCTTACTGCAAAAAGCGCATATCATTCTTCCTCGATCACACCATAAG ATTCACCATATTGCCCCTCATGCTTGCTATTACTGCATTACAACCGGTTGGTTGAACTATCCACTAGAATATATCG GGTTCTGGAGAAGGGCTGAATCCGTAGTGACAGCGCTAACCGGCATGAAACCGAGAGAAGATGACCTTAAATGGGCGACGAAATTGCACTAA
- a CDS encoding hypothetical protein (NECATOR_CHRI.G1075.T1), which yields MSDVSNSFSAWETLPEDEPPLCIAVRRPVSPPRHYEAVNRCGVPVTVPKNAYDVPYFVYETKSTISTTPIATTTTTIATSEDEEEKPDVGKRIIIAVAVVFLVLCILGVVCMLIVDRKKQKKKLALYMTMQREAKRRKERRKMKKKKKKAKKKMEESKKRMKERNKELKQVLQEYLAGQTETYASYYEDNETNVELPQSPTSQQSTPRSPSASMSSSRTKEKTSQGGTSAPKAIAQEIPDSSTPEGKEATPPPPPPQPVESSPQPPAETSSKEIKDPGAVPIEAPPHDDTYEQVDLGGVEQAPQEK from the exons atgtcggatgtgtcgaactccttctcagcttgggagaccctgccggaggacgaacctccgctgtgcatcgcagttcgacgcccagtgtcacctccacgccactatgaggcggtaaaccgttgtggagttCCGGTCACGGTACCAAAAAATGCATATGATGTTCCTTAttttgtat ATGAAACAAAATCTACTATCAGCACCACTCCCATCGCAACAACAACTACTACTATAGCTAC GTCAgaggatgaagaagaaaaaccggACGTTGGCAAACGGATCATTATTGCTGTAGCAGTGGTGTTTTTAGTTCTTTGTATACTGGGCGTAGTGTGCATGTTGATAGTTGatcgaaaaaaacagaaaaagaaattggctCTGTACATGACAATGCAAAGAGAGgcgaaaaggagaaaagagagacgaaaaatgaagaaaaagaag AAGAAAGCTAAAAAGAAGATGGAAGAATcgaaaaaacgaatgaaagagCGAAACAAGGAG cTGAAACAAGTCCTACAGGAGTATTTAGCCGGGCAGACAGAGACGTACGCAAGCTACTACGAAGATAACGAAACAAACGTGGAGCTGCCGCAATCACCTACTAGTCAGCAATCCACTCCACGAAGTCCCAGCGCTTCTATGTCAAGCTCACGTACAAAGGAGAAAACATCGCAAGGAGGCACATCTGCACCAAAGGCAATCGCTCAGGAAATTCCAGACTCATCAACTCCCGAAGGCAAAGAAGctactcctcctcctcctcctccacaaCCTGTGGAGAGTTCGCCTCAACCTCCTGCAGaaacttcttcaaaagaaattaaggATCCTGGCGCAGTGCCAATTGAAGCGCCACCGCATGATGATACATATGAACAAGTGGATCTCGGCGGCGTTGAACAAGCACCGCAGGAGAAATAA
- a CDS encoding hypothetical protein (NECATOR_CHRI.G1075.T2), with protein MNETKSTISTTPIATTTTTIATSEDEEEKPDVGKRIIIAVAVVFLVLCILGVVCMLIVDRKKQKKKLALYMTMQREAKRRKERRKMKKKKKKAKKKMEESKKRMKERNKELKQVLQEYLAGQTETYASYYEDNETNVELPQSPTSQQSTPRSPSASMSSSRTKEKTSQGGTSAPKAIAQEIPDSSTPEGKEATPPPPPPQPVESSPQPPAETSSKEIKDPGAVPIEAPPHDDTYEQVDLGGVEQAPQEK; from the exons ATGA ATGAAACAAAATCTACTATCAGCACCACTCCCATCGCAACAACAACTACTACTATAGCTAC GTCAgaggatgaagaagaaaaaccggACGTTGGCAAACGGATCATTATTGCTGTAGCAGTGGTGTTTTTAGTTCTTTGTATACTGGGCGTAGTGTGCATGTTGATAGTTGatcgaaaaaaacagaaaaagaaattggctCTGTACATGACAATGCAAAGAGAGgcgaaaaggagaaaagagagacgaaaaatgaagaaaaagaag AAGAAAGCTAAAAAGAAGATGGAAGAATcgaaaaaacgaatgaaagagCGAAACAAGGAG cTGAAACAAGTCCTACAGGAGTATTTAGCCGGGCAGACAGAGACGTACGCAAGCTACTACGAAGATAACGAAACAAACGTGGAGCTGCCGCAATCACCTACTAGTCAGCAATCCACTCCACGAAGTCCCAGCGCTTCTATGTCAAGCTCACGTACAAAGGAGAAAACATCGCAAGGAGGCACATCTGCACCAAAGGCAATCGCTCAGGAAATTCCAGACTCATCAACTCCCGAAGGCAAAGAAGctactcctcctcctcctcctccacaaCCTGTGGAGAGTTCGCCTCAACCTCCTGCAGaaacttcttcaaaagaaattaaggATCCTGGCGCAGTGCCAATTGAAGCGCCACCGCATGATGATACATATGAACAAGTGGATCTCGGCGGCGTTGAACAAGCACCGCAGGAGAAATAA
- a CDS encoding hypothetical protein (NECATOR_CHRI.G1076.T1): protein MTVHSSFVERRFPSRNVGGVGFVVHPSVVHLVDSHEILSPRLAILRLRPLRQKSISIINCYSPTSAADDSELDAFYEELEEVVRNEKSFYKFVVGDFNAKLGKATEEEYRIGRFGLGDRNENGNRLAVLLSAARLFHGNSLFMKKRSLPVDMGIAQWRDSCGDRPHTHQPEVVST, encoded by the coding sequence atgacggtacactcgtcattcgtggagagaaggtttccgtcgcgaaatgtaggcggtgttggttttgttgtgcacccatctgtcgtccatctcgtcgattctcacgagatcctgtcacctcgtctggccattcttcgcctccgccctctgcgccaaaaatccatcagtatcatcaactgctattcaccaacatcagcagctgatgattccgaattggacgcgttttacgaggagctggaggaagtagtccgtaacgagaagtccttctacaaattcgttgtcggagacttcaacgcaaaactaggaaaggccacagaagaggaatacaggattggaagatttggactaggggaccggaatgaaaatggcaatcgtctcgccgtgctgttgtccgccgctcgcctctttcatgggaactctcttttcatgaaaaaaagatcattgccggtggacatgggaatcgcccaatggcgcgactcgtgcggagatcgaccacatactcaccaaccggaggtggtgtctacttga
- a CDS encoding hypothetical protein (NECATOR_CHRI.G1077.T2), producing MEKNICFRQRRRKEVHDDCVLEDSLSQGDWHIEEDPNVDYEMLLRGLRACAERASKPRTTNLYRISKTTKELLERRRALRLDPNALHIERLVANTSCRKALQGDLLKYRQKKILGAAQRRTGLKKCRRDLREYNIPLATLLSEDGTRTSSRREMVIITERFYSNLFRSSTPVSSPIIPIGEAPPRILPSEVRVAIKSMKPGTAPGPDFISADFLRAGGHPLHVILAAHMTSYLQKERIPGQWKTSRTVLIHKKGDRDDLRNYRPICLLSVSYKVFTKIILTRISRTVDEAQPQEQAGFRQGSSCLDHIQTVSRVIEVCREYRQIYVIYRYTYLAVFPANLYDPRHGLDAKYICRLPLVLTFVDYEKAFDSIETNAILSALVDQGVDASYVRTLANCYERCTTRIQLFHRLPTIPIGKGVRQGDTISPKLFTAALQWIMKSLSWEERGIRVDGRFLSNLRFADDIVLFSCSTNEAETMLNELNEAEKRIGLRINRKKTQFMENAHYEDGGVQLEGSQIVETPSHVYLGRSMNMENDLKEELNRRMRAAWAAFAAVREATDQLTDQDLRAHLFDSTVIPALCYAAETWADTAATSRKLLTTHRALERCLLKFNRRTQHLAGLRSSDLRGMSRLRDPAEYSLTYFVILAKFKRWTIYST from the exons atggaaaagaacatctgctttcggcaacgaaggagaaaagaagtccacgacgattgcgtactcgaggactccttatcccaaggtgactggcacatcgaggaggatccaaacgtggactacgagatgctgctcagaggattacgagcctgcgctgaacgtgcctcgaagccgcgcacgacaaacttgtatcgaatttcgaagaccaccaaggaattgttggaaagaagaagggctttgaggcttgatccgaatgcattgcacattgagcggttagttgcaaacactagctgcagaaaagcgttgcagggggatcttttgaagtacaggcagaagaagattctaggagcagcacaaagaagaacgggtctaaagaagtgccgcagggatctccgcgaatataatattccgctagcaaccttgctgagcgaagacgggactcgcacgtcttctcgtcgtgagatggtaatcattacggagaggttctactcgaaccttttccgttcatcaactcctgtgtcaagcccaatcatccccattggcgaagctccaccacggattctcccttcggaagtacgagtcgctatcaagagcatgaaacctggcacagcccccggacctgattttatatcagcagactttcttcgggctggcggccatccgcttcatgtaatcttagcagcgcacatgacatcctatcttcagaaagaaaggatcccaggccagtggaagacctcgcgaaccgttcttatccataagaaaggtgaccgagatgaccttcggaactaccgtccgatatgcttgctgagcgtgtcatacaaagtattcaccaagatcatcctcacacgcatatctaggacggtggatgaagcccagcctcaagaacaagctggattccgccaggggtccagctgcttggaccacatccagaccgtgtcgagggtcatagaggtttgccgggaataccgccaaatat ATGTAATATACAGATATACATATttggcggtattcccggcaaacctctatgaccctcgacacggtctggatgccAAATATATAtgccgcctgccccttgttctaaccttcgtcgactatgagaaagcctttgacagcatagaaacgaatgcaatactgtcagcgctggtcgatcaaggtgtggacgcatcgtatgtgaggacattagccaattgctacgaacgatgcacgactaggatacagcttttccaccgccttcccaccatacccattggaaagggggtacgacaaggcgatactatatcgccgaagctgttcacggctgcattgcaatggataatgaaatcactatcctgggaagaaaggggcatacgtgttgatggaagatttctctcgaaccttcgtttcgcggacgacatcgttctcttttcgtgcagtaccaatgaagcagaaacgatgctcaacgaattgaacgaagcagagaagagaataggactacgaataaacagaaagaagacacagttcatggaGAACGCCCACtacgaggacggaggagtacaacttgaaggctcccaaatcgtggaaactccgtcacacgtatacctcggacgttctatgaacatggaaaacgacttgaaggaagaactgaatagaagaatgagagcagcatgggcagcatttgcagccgtcagggaagctacggatcaactgacggaccaagatcttcgtgcccatctgttcgactcgacagtcatTCCAGcactctgttacgcagcggagacgtgggcagacaccgcggccacgtctaggaagctacttactacccacagagcccttgagagatgtcttctgaagtttaaccggcgcacacaacaccttgccggtcttcgtagctccgacttaagaggaatgtcccgtcttcgcgacccagcggaatat AGTTTGActtatttcgttattttggCCAAGTTCAAGCGGTGGACGATATACTCAAC ATAA
- a CDS encoding hypothetical protein (NECATOR_CHRI.G1077.T1): MEKNICFRQRRRKEVHDDCVLEDSLSQGDWHIEEDPNVDYEMLLRGLRACAERASKPRTTNLYRISKTTKELLERRRALRLDPNALHIERLVANTSCRKALQGDLLKYRQKKILGAAQRRTGLKKCRRDLREYNIPLATLLSEDGTRTSSRREMVIITERFYSNLFRSSTPVSSPIIPIGEAPPRILPSEVRVAIKSMKPGTAPGPDFISADFLRAGGHPLHVILAAHMTSYLQKERIPGQWKTSRTVLIHKKGDRDDLRNYRPICLLSVSYKVFTKIILTRISRTVDEAQPQEQAGFRQGSSCLDHIQTVSRVIEVCREYRQIYVIYRYTYLAVFPANLYDPRHGLDAKYICRLPLVLTFVDYEKAFDSIETNAILSALVDQGVDASYVRTLANCYERCTTRIQLFHRLPTIPIGKGVRQGDTISPKLFTAALQWIMKSLSWEERGIRVDGRFLSNLRFADDIVLFSCSTNEAETMLNELNEAEKRIGLRINRKKTQFMENAHYEDGGVQLEGSQIVETPSHVYLGRSMNMENDLKEELNRRMRAAWAAFAAVREATDQLTDQDLRAHLFDSTVIPALCYAAETWADTAATSRKLLTTHRALERCLLKFNRRTQHLAGLRSSDLRGMSRLRDPAEYVSKAKHR, translated from the exons atggaaaagaacatctgctttcggcaacgaaggagaaaagaagtccacgacgattgcgtactcgaggactccttatcccaaggtgactggcacatcgaggaggatccaaacgtggactacgagatgctgctcagaggattacgagcctgcgctgaacgtgcctcgaagccgcgcacgacaaacttgtatcgaatttcgaagaccaccaaggaattgttggaaagaagaagggctttgaggcttgatccgaatgcattgcacattgagcggttagttgcaaacactagctgcagaaaagcgttgcagggggatcttttgaagtacaggcagaagaagattctaggagcagcacaaagaagaacgggtctaaagaagtgccgcagggatctccgcgaatataatattccgctagcaaccttgctgagcgaagacgggactcgcacgtcttctcgtcgtgagatggtaatcattacggagaggttctactcgaaccttttccgttcatcaactcctgtgtcaagcccaatcatccccattggcgaagctccaccacggattctcccttcggaagtacgagtcgctatcaagagcatgaaacctggcacagcccccggacctgattttatatcagcagactttcttcgggctggcggccatccgcttcatgtaatcttagcagcgcacatgacatcctatcttcagaaagaaaggatcccaggccagtggaagacctcgcgaaccgttcttatccataagaaaggtgaccgagatgaccttcggaactaccgtccgatatgcttgctgagcgtgtcatacaaagtattcaccaagatcatcctcacacgcatatctaggacggtggatgaagcccagcctcaagaacaagctggattccgccaggggtccagctgcttggaccacatccagaccgtgtcgagggtcatagaggtttgccgggaataccgccaaatat ATGTAATATACAGATATACATATttggcggtattcccggcaaacctctatgaccctcgacacggtctggatgccAAATATATAtgccgcctgccccttgttctaaccttcgtcgactatgagaaagcctttgacagcatagaaacgaatgcaatactgtcagcgctggtcgatcaaggtgtggacgcatcgtatgtgaggacattagccaattgctacgaacgatgcacgactaggatacagcttttccaccgccttcccaccatacccattggaaagggggtacgacaaggcgatactatatcgccgaagctgttcacggctgcattgcaatggataatgaaatcactatcctgggaagaaaggggcatacgtgttgatggaagatttctctcgaaccttcgtttcgcggacgacatcgttctcttttcgtgcagtaccaatgaagcagaaacgatgctcaacgaattgaacgaagcagagaagagaataggactacgaataaacagaaagaagacacagttcatggaGAACGCCCACtacgaggacggaggagtacaacttgaaggctcccaaatcgtggaaactccgtcacacgtatacctcggacgttctatgaacatggaaaacgacttgaaggaagaactgaatagaagaatgagagcagcatgggcagcatttgcagccgtcagggaagctacggatcaactgacggaccaagatcttcgtgcccatctgttcgactcgacagtcatTCCAGcactctgttacgcagcggagacgtgggcagacaccgcggccacgtctaggaagctacttactacccacagagcccttgagagatgtcttctgaagtttaaccggcgcacacaacaccttgccggtcttcgtagctccgacttaagaggaatgtcccgtcttcgcgacccagcggaatatgtatcgaaagcaaaacacagatag
- a CDS encoding hypothetical protein (NECATOR_CHRI.G1078.T1), which produces MTLQEEDYDYFETTTRKRRTRRPRPTQPRRTPRPKPTKSRTTKRPSQWSRTSKRTQKYTTIRTTKPTKAPKRTRGYTTIRTSNATTAPKRTQGYTIEHPSLKTNSSSNFKNIPIISSTSTGTTEFSTTFQTNDNPELQAGGNTKLGTASDSSSVIAVIALVVIKKRKMRKRLQSALDEEDRKRKERAMQGKKAKKDDVVDAGEEEKDGKKKKKKVKVDKTQRTELQLGDEEEKKALLDKMDKDPTPADMDRMMQIIQAGKMDEVMRDPSQDANPADVNKMVKMIADRRMAKARGNG; this is translated from the exons ATGACTTTGCAAGAGGAGGATTATGATTATTTTGAAACTACAACTCGGAAACGTAGAACGAGACGTCCCCGTCCCACTCAGCCACGTAGAACGCCAAGACCGAAACCCACGAAGAGCCGTACAACGAAACGACCCAGTCAGTGGAGCAGAACATCGAAACGCACGCAGAAATATACAACGATACGAACCACTAAGCCAACGAAAGCACCGAAACGTACGCGGGGATATACAACGATACGAACCAGTAATGCAACGACAGCACCGAAACGTACACAGGGATATACAATTGAACATCCCAGTCTGAAAAC GAACTCCTcgagtaatttcaaaaatattcctaTAATTAGTAGCACTAGTACTGGTACGACGGAATTTTCGACTACATTCCAAACAAACGACAACCCTGAGCTACAAGCTGGTG GGAACACGAAGCTGGGCACCGCTTCAGACTCCTCCTCCG TAATCGCTGTAATCGCGCTTGTGGTGATAAAAAAGCGCAAAATGCGGAAGAGACTTCAGTCAGCTCTGGATGAAGAggatcgaaaaagaaaagagcga GCTATGCAAGGAAAGAAGGCAAAGAAAGATGATGTAGTAGACGCTGGTGAGgaggaaaaagatggaaaaaagaagaaaaagaaggttaAAGTGGATAAAACACAAAGAACTGAGCTGCAACTAGgtgatgaagaagagaag AAGGCTCTCCTCGATAAGATGGATAAAGATCCAACACCGGCGGACATGGATCGAATGATGCAAATAATACAAGCCGGCAAAATGGACGAAGTGATGCGTGATCCAAGCCAAGATGCTAACCCTGCAGATGTGAACAAGATGGTAAAGATGATAGCGGACAGGCGCATGGCAAAAGCTAGAGGGAACGGATGA
- a CDS encoding hypothetical protein (NECATOR_CHRI.G1079.T1), with protein sequence MGGGHNAAVLNSTNPSFNITTPVHPTEPEDWDSGKKIIVFGGIVTMFIALFILIYIFYTQRRRSKERKKLLAIARKEQLCRKRKKRKRHHRKRTKPLEVMKKTSSEEKHIMRHKQHQMKSENVQDLMETALPPTAISRTPEDKDLNDYIDANEIFEEGSFQTNATQKDTEQQSDGKLT encoded by the exons ATGGGTGGTGGGCATAATGCTG CTGTCCTTAACTCTACGAATCCAAGTTTCAATATAACAACGCCGGTGCACCCAACTGAACC GGAAGATTGGGACAGTGGCAAAAAAATCATCGTATTTGGAGGAATAGTAACAATGTTTATTGCGTTATTCATCTTAATCTATATATTCTATACGCAAAGAAGGCGTAGTAAAGAACGCAAGAAGCTTTTGGCTATTGCAAGAAAAGAACAGCtgtgtagaaaaagaaaaaaa agAAAGAGACATCACAGGAAAAGGACCAAACCACTG GAAGTTATGAAGAAGACCagttctgaagaaaaacatattATGCGCCATAAACAACACCAGATGAAATCAGAGAATGTTCAAGATTTGATGGAGACGGCGCTTCCGCCAACTGCAATCTCTCGAACTCCAGAAGACAAAGATCTAAACGATTATATAGATGCAAAtgagatttttgaagaaggtTCATTTCAAACCAATGCCACCCAAAAAGACACGGAGCAGCAATCTGATGGAAAACTTACCTGA
- a CDS encoding hypothetical protein (NECATOR_CHRI.G1080.T1), with protein sequence MAINAKVPNPYVMIGRIVGQTHSLEVRDMGVDHKQFIGELNAEVVLVQLCCICTLTAAAVLQYTVQVANSLEPD encoded by the coding sequence ATGGCGATCAATGCTAAAGTGCCCAATCCGTACgtcatgatagggcgaataGTAGGACAGACTCACAGTTTGGAAGTGCGAGACATGGGAGTCGACCACAAACAATTCATCGGGGAGTTGAATGCAGAAGTGGTCTTAGTGCAACTATGCTGTATCTGCACTCTTACAGCTGCTGCTGTTCTTCAGTACACAGTTCAAGTAGCGAACTCGCTCGAACCCGATTGA